A region of the Methanobrevibacter ruminantium M1 genome:
CTGTTGGAATACGCATGAAATGAACTCTTTATTGTAGTTTAATCTGCTTCCATGGGATACAAGTAAGACTGCTGTCTTTGCATCATCATCTAGCTTGGAATCTTCAAGAGCTGTGTCTATTCTGTTGTTTATGATTTCAATAAGTCTTGGATTAGGGCCTATTGCATCGATAAGTTTTAATTCTCCATCGAAATCAACCTCTTCAAGGCCATAGAGATAGTGGCCTTCTGGGTAATTGCCGTCAGGCTGTCTTGGGTCGGTTTCCTTAGGCTCAAGGCCTAATATTATAGGAATGTCGATGTTTGTATGAATTCCAGGGGCTAAAAATACGGGAGTTGCTATGATTCTTTTTAGACCTGGGTTTCTTTCCTTTAAGATATTTATTGCCTCAGGGAGGCTTGGCTTAGCCACTTTCATATAGCCTACTTCAGCGTCAAATTCAGTCTGTTCCTTAAATTTAGCGCATATGTCCTTAAAAACTTCTTCTGCATAAGGGAGACTACTTCCATGACTTAATAATAAAACAGCAGTATCTTCACTCATAATAATCACATAATAGTTAATGTGTTACAACTTGGTTAAAGTTAATAATATCTTGACTTAAGGGCTAATTTTCAATTTACCGATTGGTTATTTAAATAAATATTATTTGTCTAAAGCATAAATTTTTACAATCAGAAAACTTAATAAAATTAAATTTAAGTCAATAAAATATAAAATTTTTTGTTAAATTTCTTTTATACTATTAATTATAGCTTTATTATTAATAAACTTTGTTAATAATTAGTTAAATTAAATTAAAAGTATTAAAATTAAAGTAAAAATTTTAAAATTAGTAATAACTTTTTTTAAAAAAGTATTAAAATAAATGCAAAAAAAAATAAAATAGCTAAAAGCTATTTTAAAATTATTTTACGATTATAAATAAAATCTATAATTATTTTACGATTTTAAACTTGAATCCATATGAGATAACGCCATCAGGGCCATCTTCACGAATCTTTCTAAAGACCATCTCTACAGGGTCGCCAATTTGAATATCATCAACATCAGCGTCAACAATCTGTGCAGTGACCTTTGCGCCCTCTTCAAGCTCAATGATAGCTACAGCATAAGGAGCTATCTTTTTAAAGTCAGAAGTAGGTGTTCTAATCACGGAATAGGTGTGAATTTTTCCTTTTCCGGAAAATTGTATATCTTCTATATTTCCTTTTCTTCTGCATTCAGGACAGATAACTCTTTGCGGGAAGAAAACTTGACCGCAGGTAGTACATTTAGATCCAATAAGATTGTATCTTTGTTGGATATGACGCCATGTTCTTACAGTATCAGACATTAAATTCCTCCTTATTGAAATTTAAGTAATTATATAATAAACTTAAAAATTTTAATTTTATTTATGTTAATTTTTCTTTATTTAGTTAACTTTTTTGCCTATTTTATAGCAAATAATCTATAACATTAATTTATTTATTTTTCATCTATAATAAACTATAAGGTTTTTAATGGTTTTGGAGTTTTATTTATTTAGCAATTTTAAATCAATTTTACACTCTCAAACAACTTTCACA
Encoded here:
- the cfbA gene encoding sirohydrochlorin nickelochelatase is translated as MSEDTAVLLLSHGSSLPYAEEVFKDICAKFKEQTEFDAEVGYMKVAKPSLPEAINILKERNPGLKRIIATPVFLAPGIHTNIDIPIILGLEPKETDPRQPDGNYPEGHYLYGLEEVDFDGELKLIDAIGPNPRLIEIINNRIDTALEDSKLDDDAKTAVLLVSHGSRLNYNKEFISCVFQQFEEQTDYVCDFAFMELVDPNIPTTINKLVSENEVDRLIVVPVFIAPGVHTTRDIPTILGLIEDDGSGHHHHHHHDHDHDHSHDHGHDHDHGHSHGHHHHHHAHGDEKMEFDGEILYPEPICDDDILIEILETMVKEAL
- a CDS encoding Zn-ribbon domain-containing OB-fold protein, with the translated sequence MSDTVRTWRHIQQRYNLIGSKCTTCGQVFFPQRVICPECRRKGNIEDIQFSGKGKIHTYSVIRTPTSDFKKIAPYAVAIIELEEGAKVTAQIVDADVDDIQIGDPVEMVFRKIREDGPDGVISYGFKFKIVK